Below is a genomic region from Pseudomonas frederiksbergensis.
GCGGAATCAACAGCACGCCGAAAACGAATTCGCGGATGGTCCGGCCACGGGAAATCCGGGCGATGAACAGGCCCACGAACGGCGACCATGCGATCCACCAGGCCCAATAGAACACCGTCCAGCCGCCCAGCCAGTCACTGGGTTTGTCATAGGCGTAAAGGTCGAAACTCTTCATCGGCAAGGCGCCGAGGTAATCGCCAAGGTTCTGGATCAAGGTGTTGAGCAAATGCTGCGTAGGGCCGGCGAACAGCACGAACAGCAACAGCGCGCAGGCCAGCAGCATGTTGATGTCGGACATCACCCGCACGCCTTTATCAACGCCAGCGACAGCGACGATGATCGCCGCGCCCATCATCAGCGTGATCAGGCCGACCTGAATCCACTGGGTATGGGCAATGCCGAACAAGTAGTCGAGGCCGGAGTTGAGGTGCAACACGCCGAAGCCCATGTCAGCGCCGAGACCGAACACCGTGGCGATGATGCCGAAGCCATCCACCGCGTAACCGATCGGGCCGTTGATGCGTTTGCCGATCAGCGGATAAAGCGCCGAGCGCAAGGCCAGCGGCAAGTTATGCCGGTAGGCGAAATAAGCCAGCGCCATGCCGACAAAAGCGAACACACCCCAGCCGTGCAGGCCCCAATGCAGAAACAGGATCTGCATCGCCTGGCGTGCCGCATCGGCCGTGCCGGCCTCACCCTGGGGCGGTTGCAGCATGTGCGTCAGCGGTTCGGACACGCAGAAGAAAAACAGCGTGATGCTGATCCCGGCGGCGAACAGCATGCCGGCCCAGGACAGGTAACTGAATTCGGGCTCGTCGTGGTCGGCACCGAGCTTGATCTTGCCGTAGCCAGACAAGGCGGTGACCACCACGAAGACCAGATACAGGGTCATCGCCAGCATGTAGTACCAGCCGACCGTATTGGCCGCCCAGTTTTGCGCCGCCAGCAGCCAGGCGCCGGACTGTTGCGGGAAGGCGATGACCACCAGGCCGAACAGTAGAATGAAGGTCGCCGCGAAGTAGAACACCGGCGGATTCATGCGGATCTGACCGCTTGGAGGGGTGAATGATGCACTCATGAAGCGTGCACCTCGAGGGGGTAAAACGTGGCTGTCAATAACGGACTCAGCAAAGGCTAGCCTCCTGTTGTGAGCGGGCAGCGAACCACCGGTTTAACTTGAATGAACGTTCAAGTTAAACATGGATGGCCTGTGAGGACTAATCGCAAGGCTCGGCGGTACGTCTCGTACGCTAGCTCATGGAAGGGTATGACGTGCTGATGTCGCGATCTTCCCCCATCCGTAGGAGCTGCCGCAGGCTGCGATCTTGAAGTGCCCACACACGTTACCAAAGGTCTAAAGATCGCAGCCTGCGCAAGCGCCTACATGGGGTTTGATGAGTCACGAAAACCTACTTTTGTGTCCCGTCATCATGCTGCAGATTGGCCTGGGTCAGGTTGCAGCCGGCCGGTACGCTGCGGGTCAGCCAGACGTTGCCGCCGATGGTCGAGCCCTTGCCGATGGTGATCCGTCCGAGGATGGTCGCGCCGGCATAAATCACCACATCGTCTTCAACGATCGGATGGCGCGGATGGCCCTTCTGCAACTGGCCGTCTTCGTCGGCCGGGAAGCGTTTGGCGCCGAGGGTCACGGCCTGATAGATGCGCACCCGCTCGCCGATGATCGCAGTTTCGCCGATCACCACGCCCGTGCCGTGGTCGATGAAGAAGCTACGGCCGATCTGCGCGCCCGGATGAATGTCGATGCCGGTGGCCGAGTGAGCAATTTCCGCACTGATCCGCGCCAGCAGCGGGAGCCCGGCGCGGTACAAATGGTGGGCCAGACGATGGTGAATCACCGCCAGAATCCCTGGATAGCACAGCAGCACCTCATCAACGCTGCGCGCTGCCGGGTCACCGTGATACGCCGCCAGCACATCGGAATCCAGCAGGCTGCGCAGGCCCGGCAAGGCCAGGGCGAAATCCTGGATCAGGCTGATCGCTCGCGCCTCGACTTCGGTATCGACCTGGGTGCTTTGCCGCGCCACATAGCGCAGTTCCAGGCGTGCCTGAGCCAGCAACGCGTTCAGCGCCACATCCAGCGTATGCCCGACATAGAAATCTTCGCTCTCTTCACGCAGATCCACCGGGCCCAGACGCATCGGGAACAGCGCACCACACAGTGCTTCGAGAATCTCCGCCATCGCCGCGCGCGATGGCAGCTCGCGCCCGCCTTGCTCGCCGCTGATACGACCGTTCTGCGCACGCCACTGGTCGCGGGCAGTGCGCAGTTGGCTGACGATGGTCTGTAATTGCCAATGGCTGGAACGCTGGCTCACGGTAAAACTCCTCACGGGCTGCGGCCGGACGGTAAGGCCGCCTGAACGGCGTTCACTTTACGGTATGCGCTCAAAGCGGAATTAAGAACGAATTGTGCTGTTCTCAGCACTTTTTGACATAAGCGATATTGTCGGTTGCCCGAGCAAATCGGCCTGCCTATAGTCCAGTCATCTCCCACAACCCGTGCGGCCCCATGATCAAACAACAGCTGGCTCGTTTTAATCGTCTGGACCTTCTCGCCCATGCGACCGCCCTGGAAAAACTCGAACGCCTGTCGGCCTGGCTAGGCCGCGATGTCTACGTCAAACGTGACGACCTGACACCGTTGGCCATGGGCGGCAACAAGCTGCGCAAGCTCGAATACCTCGCCGCCGACGCGCTCGCACAAGGTGCCGACACGCTGATTACCGCCGGCGCAATCCAGTCCAACCACGTGCGCCAGACCGCTGCACTGGCTGCCAAGCTTGGCCTGGGTTGCGTCGCCTTGCTGGAGAATCCGATCGGTACCGATGACAGCAATTATCTGGGCAACGGCAATCGGCTACTGCTGGATTTGTTCGACGCCAAGGTTGAGTTGGTGGACAACCTCGACAACGCCGACCAACAGTTGCAGGCCTTGGCCGAGCGCCTGCGCAGCAACGGCAAGAAGCCCTATCTGGTGCCGATTGGTGGCTCCAACGCCTTGGGCGCGTTGGGCTATGTACGTGCCGGACTGGAATTGGCCGGGCAAATCGAGGACAGCGGCCTGGAGTTTGCTGCAGTGGTGTTGGCTTCGGGCAGCGCCGGAACTCACAGCGGTCTGGCCTTGGCGCTGAGCGAAGTGCTGCCGAATTTGCCGGTGATCGGTGTCACCGTTTCGCGCAGCGACGAAGACCAGCGACCGAAGGTCCAGGGCCTGGCCGAGCACACCGCCGAACTGCTGGGCGTGAGCCTGCCGGCGAGTTTCAAGGTTGAATTGTGGGACGAGTATTTCGCGCCGCGTTACGGCGAGCCAAACGCCGGCACCCTGGCGGCAGTCAAGTTGCTGGCCAGTCAGGAAGGTCTGTTGCTCGACCCGGTCTACACTGGCAAGGCCATGGCCGGTTTGCTCGATGGTATCGGCCGACAGCGCTTCAATGACGGCCCGATCATCTTCCTGCACACCGGTGGCGCACCGGCGTTGTTTGCCTATAACAACTTTCTGTAGATGGATCAAAAGATCGCAGCCTGCGGCAGCTCCTACGCATGGACACCCGTAGGAGCTGCCGCAGGCTGCGATCTTTACCGAAGATGTCTAATATTCCAAAAAAGAATAACAATCTTAATTTATATTATTTTCCTATCTAAAAGCCGTGTCATATAGTCCCGCCGCAGGCGCAAATGGCGCGAGACGCATACGCTGCTTTTAGGGCACGATGTTGCAGTCGTTCAGTTCCCGGTTTTGCCTGCTTCGCCAAAAAACGTCTTCATAAAAAACACAGGGGCTCTTCATGACTATTTCTGTATTGCGTCGCACATTGCTGGTTGGCACTTTGGGGCTGGCTCTCGGCGCTGGTTGGTTGGGCCAGGCAGTTGCCGGCGAGCAGTTGGACAACATCAAGAAGGCCGGCGAGATCAAGGTTGGCCTGGAAGGCACCTACCCGCCGTTCAGCTTTGTCGGTGAAGACGGCAAGCTCACCGGTTTCGAGGTTGAGTTCTCCGAAGCCCTGGCCAAGAAGCTGGGCGTCAAGGTCAAGCTCAGCGCTACCCCGTGGGACGGCATCCTCGCCGCCTTGGAGTCCAAGCGCCTGGACGCCGTGATCAACCAGGTGACCATCTCGGAAGAGCGCAAGAAGAAGTACGACTTCTCCACGCCTTACACCGTTTCCGGTATTCAAGCGCTGACCCTGAAAAAGAACGTCGACACCATCAAGACCGCCAGCGACCTGGCAGGCAAGAAAGTCGGCGTAGGCCTGGGCACCAACTACGAGCAATGGCTCAAGGACAACCAGCCTAAAGCCATCATCAAGACCTATAACGATGACCCAACCAAGTTCCAGGACCTGCGCATCGGCCGCACCGACGCCATCCTGATCGACCGCCTGGCGGCCCTGGAATATGCCAAAAAAGCCACCGACACTGCCGCCGCTGGCGATGCTTTCTCCCGTCAGGAATCCGGTATTGCCCTGCGCAAAGGTGAGCCTGAGTTGCTGGCTGCGGTGAACAAGGCCATCGACGAACTGCGTGCCGACGGCACCTTGAAGAAGCTGTCCGAGAAGTACTTCAACGCTGACGTCACTCAATAATGGAAGCAGGTTTTCAACTCGCGCTGGACTCCGCGCCCTTTCTGCTCAAGGGCGCGTACTACACGGTAATTCTTAGCCTCGGCGGGATGTTTTTCGGCTTGCTGCTGGGCTTCGGCCTGGCGTTGATGCGCCTGTCGCGCTTCAAGTTGCTGAGCATGCTCGCCCGGGTCTATGTGTCGTTCTTTCGCGGCACGCCCTTGCTGGTGCAGCTGTTCCTGATCTACTACGGCTTACCGCAAGTGGGCATCGAGCTGGATCCGATCCCGGCGGCCCTGATCGGCTTTTCGCTGAATATGGCCGCCTACGCCTGTGAAATCCTGCGCGCCGCCATCGCCTCCATCGAGCGCGGCCAGTGGGAAGCTGCATCCAGTATCGGCATGACCCGCGCGCAGACCCTGCGCCGGGCCATCCTGCCGCAAGCTATGCGCACGGCGTTGCCGCCGTTGGGCAACAGCTTTATTTCGCTGGTCAAGGACACGGCGCTGGCCGCCACCATCCAGGTGCCCGAGCTATTCCGCCAGGCCCAATTGGTGTCTGCGCGCACCTTCGAAATTTTCACCATGTATCTGTCCGCTGCCCTGATTTACTGGGTACTGGCAAGCATCCTGGCGCATTTTCAAAATCGCCTGGAAGACCGGGTCAACCGGCATGACCTGGAGTCTTGAAGCATGATCGTGGTTGAAAAACTGACCAAACAATTCAAGGGTCAGGTGGTACTTAACGGGATCGACCTCGAGGTCAAGGAAGGCGAAGTCGTCGCCATCATTGGCCCCAGCGGTTCCGGCAAGACCACCTTCCTGCGCTGCCTGAATTTCCTCGAAGAACCCACCAGCGGCCGCATCAAGGTGGGTGATATCGAGATCGACAGCAGCAAGCCGCTCAACCAGCAACAAGGCCTGGTGCGGCGCTTGCGCCAGCACGTCGGTTTCGTGTTCCAGAACTTCAATCTGTTCCCCCATCGCACCGCGTTGGAAAACGTCACCGAAGGCCCTTTGGTGGTGAAGAAAATGCCAAAGGATCAAGCGTTGGTACTGGGTCGAAAACTGCTGGCCAGGGTCGGCCTGGCAGGCAAGGAAGACGCCTATCCGCGCAGGCTGTCCGGTGGGCAGCAACAGCGCGTGGCAATCGCCCGGGCGCTGGCCATGGAGCCGGAAGTGATTCTCTTCGACGAACCAACCTCGGCGCTTGATCCGGAACTGGTCGGCGAAGTGCTGGCGACCATTCGCAGTCTGGCCGAAGAAAAACGCACCATGGTCATCGTCACCCACGAAATGAGTTTCGCCCGTGATGTGGCGAACCGGGTGGTGTTTTTCGACAAGGGCGTCATCGTCGAACAAGGTGAAGCGAAGGCGTTGTTTGCCCATCCAAAAGAAGAACGAACCCGGCAATTCCTCAGTAAGTTTCTCAACGCCTGAAGTTTTTCGCCACACCAGAAGTACATTAAGCACTGTCAACTTCCACGGATGGAAGTGGCACTTACCGCACTGCTTGACTGTCATTACCCTGCCTTCCGCCGGCTTCCAGAGTTACTTAATTACCCCAGTCGAAAGCGGTATATAGATACCTCCTGCAACATCCTCCCGTCACGTAACCTCCACCATACTCAGATTGATCCAATGCCAGAAAACGCTGGAAACACTGGCTCACAAATCGAGCACATCTAAGAAAAAGCCGAACAGTATGTCCATCGACCGCTAATCACAGGTAGGAAATATCTGAATAGCCTGGCATTCCCACGCTCTCAACTTTCGTCTATTGACACTCCATCGGCCACTCCCTTATCTAGGCGCTAACAGGCACTTCACAACGCTTGAATATCGTTAACAACCCACTGTTCGCCATTGAAGAAACCGACTTACTACTTCCCTAACGCCTTCGACACTTCCGAAATGGACTTCGCTGCGATGTTTCAAGGAGAACACACATGACTTGTATGTCGAACACCGTTGAACTGGCGGCTCCCGGCCTGACGCAGTCGCCCGGATCGGCCATCAACATCACCTCCGCTGCTCACCTGCTGATCGAGATAGCCCCTTATGCCGGCATGGACGAAGGTGATCTGATCGAACTGTTCTGGGACAACTGCTATGTGGCTTCGAGGGTGCTCACCCGCACAGATGTCGGCCAACCACTTAACCTGCGGGTTCCGGAGAGTTTTATCCGCAATGGCAGCTCGCGTATCCACTACCGGCTCATGCAAGTCGGGCGAGGCCAGGCGCTGTCCGCGGCGAAACGGGTCCAGGTCAAACTCGACTGCCCGGGTGGTCAGCCGCACACCCTGTGCGCAGATGAAAACCAGCGCTTGGAGCCGTTGGGTATTCCCGAGATGATTCGCCGTCACGGGGTCAACCCGAACCAGTTCAAACGTGGCGTACCGCTGACCATCGAACCCTATCTGAACATGGCGACTGACGATGAAATCACCCTGCGCTGGGGCGACGTGCGCATGGACCTGCCCAGGATCAAGCCGAGTGATGTCGGCAAACCGATCAACGTCTGGGTGCCGCCTGCAGTGATTCTTGAGGCTGGCGAAGACAACCGGCTGGAAGTCACCTACTGCATCCTTGATCGTGTCGGTAACAACTCACGCTGGGCGCCGGCGCGCACCCTGAAAGTCGGCTGCGCCAATCCTTACCTGAAAGTGCTGTCGAAGGAAGT
It encodes:
- the betT gene encoding choline transporter BetT; translated protein: MNPPVFYFAATFILLFGLVVIAFPQQSGAWLLAAQNWAANTVGWYYMLAMTLYLVFVVVTALSGYGKIKLGADHDEPEFSYLSWAGMLFAAGISITLFFFCVSEPLTHMLQPPQGEAGTADAARQAMQILFLHWGLHGWGVFAFVGMALAYFAYRHNLPLALRSALYPLIGKRINGPIGYAVDGFGIIATVFGLGADMGFGVLHLNSGLDYLFGIAHTQWIQVGLITLMMGAAIIVAVAGVDKGVRVMSDINMLLACALLLFVLFAGPTQHLLNTLIQNLGDYLGALPMKSFDLYAYDKPSDWLGGWTVFYWAWWIAWSPFVGLFIARISRGRTIREFVFGVLLIPLGFTLAWMSIFGNSAIDQVLNHGMSALGLSAIDNPSMTLYLLLETYPWSKTVIAVTVFISFVFFVTSADSGTVVLSTLSAKGGNADEDGPKWLRVFWGAMTALVTSALLFAGSIDSLKSAVVLTSLPFSMILLLMMWGLHKAFYLESQKQIAQLHSLAPVSASRRGKGGWRQRLSQAVHFPSRDEVYRFLDTTVRPAIEEVTAVFVEKGVNVIAQPDPANDSVSLEIGHGDQHPFIYQVQMRGYSTPSFARGGMGPKELRNRRYYRAEVHLSEGSQDYDLMGYTKEQIINDILDQYERHMQFLHLVR
- the epsC gene encoding serine O-acetyltransferase EpsC; this translates as MSQRSSHWQLQTIVSQLRTARDQWRAQNGRISGEQGGRELPSRAAMAEILEALCGALFPMRLGPVDLREESEDFYVGHTLDVALNALLAQARLELRYVARQSTQVDTEVEARAISLIQDFALALPGLRSLLDSDVLAAYHGDPAARSVDEVLLCYPGILAVIHHRLAHHLYRAGLPLLARISAEIAHSATGIDIHPGAQIGRSFFIDHGTGVVIGETAIIGERVRIYQAVTLGAKRFPADEDGQLQKGHPRHPIVEDDVVIYAGATILGRITIGKGSTIGGNVWLTRSVPAGCNLTQANLQHDDGTQK
- a CDS encoding D-cysteine desulfhydrase; this translates as MIKQQLARFNRLDLLAHATALEKLERLSAWLGRDVYVKRDDLTPLAMGGNKLRKLEYLAADALAQGADTLITAGAIQSNHVRQTAALAAKLGLGCVALLENPIGTDDSNYLGNGNRLLLDLFDAKVELVDNLDNADQQLQALAERLRSNGKKPYLVPIGGSNALGALGYVRAGLELAGQIEDSGLEFAAVVLASGSAGTHSGLALALSEVLPNLPVIGVTVSRSDEDQRPKVQGLAEHTAELLGVSLPASFKVELWDEYFAPRYGEPNAGTLAAVKLLASQEGLLLDPVYTGKAMAGLLDGIGRQRFNDGPIIFLHTGGAPALFAYNNFL
- the tcyJ gene encoding cystine ABC transporter substrate-binding protein, coding for MTISVLRRTLLVGTLGLALGAGWLGQAVAGEQLDNIKKAGEIKVGLEGTYPPFSFVGEDGKLTGFEVEFSEALAKKLGVKVKLSATPWDGILAALESKRLDAVINQVTISEERKKKYDFSTPYTVSGIQALTLKKNVDTIKTASDLAGKKVGVGLGTNYEQWLKDNQPKAIIKTYNDDPTKFQDLRIGRTDAILIDRLAALEYAKKATDTAAAGDAFSRQESGIALRKGEPELLAAVNKAIDELRADGTLKKLSEKYFNADVTQ
- the tcyL gene encoding cystine ABC transporter permease, translating into MEAGFQLALDSAPFLLKGAYYTVILSLGGMFFGLLLGFGLALMRLSRFKLLSMLARVYVSFFRGTPLLVQLFLIYYGLPQVGIELDPIPAALIGFSLNMAAYACEILRAAIASIERGQWEAASSIGMTRAQTLRRAILPQAMRTALPPLGNSFISLVKDTALAATIQVPELFRQAQLVSARTFEIFTMYLSAALIYWVLASILAHFQNRLEDRVNRHDLES
- the tcyN gene encoding L-cystine ABC transporter ATP-binding protein TcyN; this translates as MIVVEKLTKQFKGQVVLNGIDLEVKEGEVVAIIGPSGSGKTTFLRCLNFLEEPTSGRIKVGDIEIDSSKPLNQQQGLVRRLRQHVGFVFQNFNLFPHRTALENVTEGPLVVKKMPKDQALVLGRKLLARVGLAGKEDAYPRRLSGGQQQRVAIARALAMEPEVILFDEPTSALDPELVGEVLATIRSLAEEKRTMVIVTHEMSFARDVANRVVFFDKGVIVEQGEAKALFAHPKEERTRQFLSKFLNA